In Streptomyces sp. NBC_01707, a genomic segment contains:
- a CDS encoding sugar ABC transporter substrate-binding protein has product MRTPRKATTLIAICTIGLALTTLTGCSSSGGKSSEDKPGSGSGQGVKGVSTPRMKVAMVTHAGEGDTFWDIVRSGAKQAAAKDNVEFLYSADKEGKEQAQLVQAAIDQKVDGIVVTLAKPEAVEAVVAKAVKAGIPVVTINSGAQFSAEVGALGHIGQDEKVAGEAVGEELNKRGRKKAVCVIHEQGNVSLEERCAGVKKTFKGAVENLNVEGTNMPASTSSIEAKLQADQDIDTIVTLGAPFAAASVKAKEGSGSKAEVDTFDLNAEVVKRLKASEVGFAVDQQPYLQGYLAVDELWLNKTNGNVIGGGKPVLTGPAIVTADDVPQLEEYTARGTR; this is encoded by the coding sequence ATGCGTACTCCTCGCAAGGCAACAACCCTGATCGCCATATGCACCATCGGCCTCGCGCTCACCACCTTGACCGGATGCAGCAGCTCCGGCGGCAAGAGCTCGGAGGACAAGCCCGGGAGCGGCAGCGGGCAGGGCGTCAAAGGCGTCTCCACACCCCGGATGAAGGTCGCCATGGTCACGCACGCGGGGGAGGGCGACACCTTCTGGGACATCGTCCGCAGCGGTGCGAAGCAGGCCGCGGCCAAGGACAACGTCGAGTTCCTCTACTCCGCCGACAAGGAGGGCAAGGAACAGGCCCAGCTCGTCCAGGCCGCCATCGACCAGAAGGTCGACGGCATCGTCGTCACGCTCGCCAAACCGGAAGCCGTCGAAGCGGTCGTCGCCAAGGCGGTGAAGGCCGGCATACCCGTCGTCACGATCAATTCGGGCGCGCAGTTCTCCGCGGAGGTCGGCGCGCTCGGCCACATCGGCCAGGACGAGAAGGTCGCCGGCGAGGCCGTCGGCGAGGAACTGAACAAGCGCGGCCGCAAGAAGGCCGTCTGCGTCATCCACGAACAGGGCAACGTGTCGCTCGAGGAGCGGTGCGCCGGGGTGAAGAAGACCTTCAAGGGCGCGGTGGAGAACCTCAACGTCGAGGGCACCAACATGCCCGCCTCCACCTCCTCCATCGAGGCGAAGCTCCAGGCCGATCAGGACATCGACACGATCGTCACCCTCGGCGCGCCGTTCGCCGCCGCCTCCGTCAAGGCCAAGGAGGGCTCCGGCTCCAAGGCCGAGGTCGACACGTTCGATCTGAACGCCGAGGTCGTCAAGCGCCTCAAGGCGTCGGAGGTCGGCTTCGCGGTCGACCAGCAGCCCTACCTCCAGGGCTATCTCGCCGTCGACGAACTGTGGCTCAACAAGACGAACGGCAACGTCATCGGTGGCGGCAAGCCGGTGCTCACCGGCCCGGCGATCGTCACCGCCGACGACGTCCCTCAGCTGGAGGAGTACACCGCGCGCGGCACCCGATGA
- a CDS encoding ATP-binding cassette domain-containing protein has translation MGTQARGGDEMTTAAPRALIELDHVSKFYGNIKALQDVSLEVHAGEISCVLGDNGAGKSTLIKIIAGLHRHDEGRFLVDGEETALANPREALDRGIATVYQDLAVVPLMPVWRNFFLGSEPTTGVGPFKRLDVRMMRETTRSELLRMGIDLRDVDQPIGTLSGGERQCVAIARAVYFGAKVLVLDEPTAALGVKQSGVVLKYVAAARDAGLGVVLITHNPHHAYLVGDRFVLLKRGAMSGSHTKDSITLDELTRQMAGGSELEELSHELERAPSPTHLGGHPVTDDTP, from the coding sequence ATGGGTACGCAAGCGCGCGGAGGCGACGAAATGACGACCGCGGCCCCCCGGGCGCTCATCGAGCTCGACCACGTCAGCAAGTTCTACGGGAACATCAAGGCGCTCCAGGACGTCTCGCTGGAGGTCCACGCGGGCGAGATCTCCTGCGTCCTCGGCGACAACGGCGCCGGCAAGTCCACCCTCATCAAGATCATCGCAGGGCTGCACCGGCACGATGAAGGCCGGTTCCTCGTCGACGGCGAGGAGACCGCTCTGGCCAACCCGCGCGAAGCCCTGGACCGGGGCATCGCCACGGTGTACCAGGACCTGGCCGTCGTTCCGCTGATGCCTGTCTGGCGAAACTTCTTCCTCGGCTCCGAGCCGACGACGGGCGTCGGACCGTTCAAGCGGCTCGACGTCCGGATGATGCGCGAGACGACCCGCTCCGAGCTGCTGCGCATGGGCATCGACCTGCGCGACGTCGACCAGCCGATCGGCACCCTGTCCGGCGGCGAGCGTCAGTGCGTCGCCATCGCGCGGGCCGTCTACTTCGGCGCCAAGGTCCTCGTCCTGGACGAGCCCACCGCCGCACTCGGCGTCAAGCAGTCCGGGGTCGTGCTGAAGTACGTGGCGGCCGCCCGGGACGCCGGGCTCGGCGTGGTTCTCATCACGCACAACCCGCACCACGCCTATCTGGTCGGCGACCGGTTCGTGCTGCTCAAGCGGGGCGCCATGTCCGGCAGCCACACCAAGGACTCCATCACCCTGGACGAGCTGACCCGCCAGATGGCCGGTGGCAGCGAGCTCGAGGAGCTCAGCCACGAGCTCGAGCGGGCCCCCTCGCCGACCCATCTGGGCGGCCATCCGGTCACCGACGACACCCCGTAG
- a CDS encoding alpha/beta fold hydrolase: MHTLQYRFDGPQDAPVLVIGPSLGTTWHMWDRQIPELSQHWRVLRFDLPGHGGAPAHPATAVGELSDRLLATLDGLGVQRFGYAGCSIGGAIGADLALRHPHRVAALALVAASPRFGSADEFRQRGVIVRTNGLEPMARSAPDQWFTHGFAAAQPAIVEWAVQMVRTTDPGCYIAACEALAAFDIRPELGRISVPTLVLVGAEDHVTGPAEARTLVAGIPDARLALVPGASHLAPVEQPGAVTDLLLTHFSTSWQDTLAAIPVPGTGATLSAPVLPIAEIAPATAGPDGVTSGRPDPYDPGMKVRREVLGDAHVDRVMAGSDDFTGEFQELVTRYAWGETWTREGLDRRTRSCVTLTALVTSGHLEGLAPHIRAALRNGLTPAEIKEVLLQTAVYCGIPAAGAAFTIAQSVIQEETTPRP; this comes from the coding sequence ATGCACACCCTGCAGTACCGGTTCGACGGCCCGCAGGATGCTCCCGTCCTCGTCATCGGCCCCTCGCTCGGCACCACCTGGCACATGTGGGACCGCCAGATACCGGAGCTCTCCCAGCACTGGCGGGTCCTCCGCTTCGACCTGCCCGGCCACGGCGGTGCCCCGGCCCACCCCGCCACCGCCGTCGGTGAACTGTCCGACCGGCTGCTGGCCACCCTCGACGGCCTCGGCGTCCAGCGCTTCGGGTACGCGGGTTGCTCCATCGGCGGCGCGATCGGCGCCGACCTCGCCCTGCGCCACCCGCACCGGGTCGCCGCGCTGGCCCTGGTCGCCGCCTCGCCCCGGTTCGGCAGTGCGGACGAGTTCCGGCAGCGCGGCGTGATCGTCCGCACCAACGGCCTGGAGCCGATGGCCCGCAGCGCGCCGGACCAGTGGTTCACGCACGGCTTCGCCGCCGCCCAGCCCGCCATCGTCGAGTGGGCCGTCCAGATGGTCCGCACCACCGACCCCGGCTGCTACATCGCGGCCTGCGAAGCTCTCGCCGCTTTCGACATCCGTCCCGAACTCGGCCGCATCAGCGTTCCGACCCTCGTCCTGGTCGGCGCCGAGGACCATGTCACCGGGCCGGCCGAGGCCCGCACCCTGGTCGCGGGCATACCGGACGCCCGGCTCGCGCTCGTCCCCGGCGCCTCGCACCTGGCCCCCGTCGAGCAGCCCGGAGCCGTCACCGATCTGCTCCTCACCCATTTCTCCACCAGCTGGCAGGACACCCTGGCCGCCATCCCCGTCCCGGGCACCGGCGCCACGCTCTCCGCCCCCGTCCTGCCCATCGCGGAGATCGCCCCCGCCACGGCAGGGCCCGACGGCGTGACCTCCGGCCGCCCGGACCCGTACGACCCGGGGATGAAGGTCCGCCGCGAAGTGCTCGGGGACGCCCACGTCGACCGGGTCATGGCCGGGTCCGACGACTTCACCGGCGAGTTCCAGGAGCTCGTCACGCGCTACGCCTGGGGTGAGACCTGGACCCGGGAGGGCCTGGACCGCCGTACCCGCAGCTGCGTCACGCTCACCGCACTGGTCACCTCCGGCCATCTGGAGGGCCTGGCCCCGCATATCAGGGCCGCCCTGCGCAACGGCCTGACCCCGGCCGAGATCAAGGAGGTATTGCTGCAGACCGCCGTGTACTGCGGCATACCGGCCGCGGGCGCCGCCTTCACCATCGCCCAGTCGGTGATTCAGGAGGAAACCACGCCCCGGCCGTAG
- a CDS encoding ROK family glucokinase, with amino-acid sequence MSTYRDFTHRGSARATVLRTVGTRERRSHLTAPRVPTVGIDIGGTKVMAGVVDADGNILEQLRTETPDKSKSPKVVEDTIVELVLDLSDRHDVHAVGIGAAGWVDADRSKVLFAPHLAWRDEPLRDALASRLVVPVMVDNDANTAAWAEWRFGAGRGEDHLVMITLGTGIGGAILEDGQVKRGKYGVAGEFGHMQVVPGGHRCPCGNRGCWEQYSSGNALVREARELAAADSPVAHGIIERVKGNIPEITGPLITELAREGDAMCIELLQDIGQWLGVGIANLAAALDPSCFVIGGGVSAADDLLIGPARDAFKRHLTGRGYRPEARIAKAELGPEAGMVGAADLARLVARRFRRTNRRRVERYERYAQIYDQAASTIRSTRNTRTS; translated from the coding sequence ATGAGCACGTACCGCGACTTCACACACCGCGGCTCCGCCCGCGCCACCGTCCTGCGGACCGTCGGCACCCGCGAGCGGCGCTCGCACCTCACGGCGCCCCGGGTACCCACCGTCGGCATCGACATCGGGGGTACGAAGGTGATGGCCGGCGTCGTCGACGCCGACGGGAACATCCTGGAGCAGCTGCGCACCGAGACGCCGGACAAGTCCAAGAGCCCCAAGGTCGTCGAGGACACCATCGTCGAGCTGGTCCTCGACCTCTCCGACCGGCACGACGTGCACGCCGTCGGTATCGGCGCGGCGGGCTGGGTCGACGCCGACCGCTCCAAGGTGCTGTTCGCCCCGCACCTCGCCTGGCGCGACGAACCGCTCCGCGACGCCCTCGCCTCCCGCCTGGTCGTCCCCGTCATGGTGGACAACGACGCGAACACCGCGGCGTGGGCGGAGTGGCGGTTCGGCGCGGGCCGCGGCGAGGACCATCTCGTCATGATCACGCTCGGTACCGGCATCGGCGGCGCGATTCTGGAGGACGGTCAGGTCAAGCGCGGCAAGTACGGGGTCGCCGGTGAGTTCGGCCACATGCAGGTGGTGCCCGGCGGGCACCGCTGTCCGTGCGGCAACCGCGGCTGCTGGGAGCAGTACAGCTCCGGCAACGCCCTCGTCCGTGAGGCCAGGGAGCTGGCCGCCGCCGACTCGCCGGTGGCCCACGGCATCATCGAGCGGGTCAAGGGGAACATCCCCGAAATCACCGGGCCGCTCATCACCGAACTGGCCCGCGAGGGCGATGCGATGTGCATCGAGCTCCTCCAGGACATCGGCCAGTGGCTCGGTGTCGGCATCGCCAATCTGGCCGCCGCGCTCGACCCCTCCTGCTTCGTCATCGGAGGCGGTGTCAGCGCCGCCGACGACCTGCTCATCGGTCCCGCCAGGGACGCCTTCAAGCGTCACCTCACCGGTCGGGGCTACCGCCCCGAGGCCCGGATCGCGAAGGCGGAGCTCGGCCCGGAGGCAGGTATGGTCGGCGCCGCGGACCTGGCCCGGCTGGTCGCCCGCCGGTTCCGCCGCACCAATCGCCGTCGTGTCGAGCGGTACGAGCGGTACGCGCAGATCTACGACCAGGCCGCGAGCACCATCCGGTCCACCCGCAACACCCGCACCTCCTAG
- a CDS encoding sugar ABC transporter substrate-binding protein, giving the protein MGAVLAAVLGASLVGCSSTGGKRAEERAARAAAEGRSAVDTPRWTFAMVTHSGDGDTFWDIVQRGAEQAAVKDNIKFLYSHNDEAQQQAQLVQAAIDQKVDGLIVSLAKPDAMKDVVAKATRAGIPVITVNSGSAESKAFGALTHIGQDESIAGESVGEELNARGRKKALCILHEQGNVGHEQRCAGAKKAFDGQMQNLYVEGTNMPDVQASIEAKLQADKSIDAVVTLGAPFADAAVKAKRTAGSKAEIDTFDLNAKVATALQDKTLGFAVDQQPYLQGYEAVDLLWLYRYNRNVLGGGRPVLTGPQIITSKDAAELAEYTKRGTR; this is encoded by the coding sequence ATGGGTGCCGTGCTTGCGGCGGTGCTCGGGGCCTCCCTCGTGGGATGCAGCAGCACCGGTGGCAAGCGGGCGGAGGAGCGCGCGGCCCGGGCCGCCGCCGAGGGCCGGTCCGCGGTGGACACACCCCGCTGGACCTTCGCCATGGTCACCCACTCGGGCGACGGCGACACCTTCTGGGACATCGTCCAGCGGGGCGCCGAGCAGGCGGCCGTCAAGGACAACATCAAGTTCCTGTACTCGCACAACGACGAGGCGCAGCAGCAGGCCCAGCTCGTCCAGGCCGCGATCGACCAGAAGGTCGACGGACTGATCGTCTCGCTCGCCAAGCCCGACGCGATGAAGGACGTCGTCGCCAAGGCCACCAGGGCGGGGATCCCGGTGATCACGGTGAACTCGGGCTCCGCGGAGTCCAAGGCGTTCGGCGCGCTCACCCACATCGGCCAGGACGAGTCCATCGCCGGCGAGTCCGTCGGCGAGGAGCTCAACGCGCGGGGCCGGAAGAAGGCCCTGTGCATCCTGCACGAGCAGGGCAACGTCGGCCACGAGCAGCGCTGCGCCGGGGCGAAGAAGGCGTTCGACGGGCAGATGCAGAACCTGTACGTCGAGGGCACCAACATGCCCGACGTCCAGGCGTCCATCGAAGCGAAGCTCCAGGCCGACAAGAGCATCGACGCGGTCGTCACGCTCGGCGCGCCGTTCGCGGACGCCGCCGTGAAGGCGAAGCGGACCGCGGGCTCCAAGGCCGAGATCGACACGTTCGACCTGAACGCGAAGGTCGCCACCGCCCTGCAGGACAAGACCCTGGGCTTCGCCGTCGACCAGCAGCCGTACCTCCAGGGGTACGAGGCCGTCGACCTGCTCTGGCTCTACCGCTACAACCGCAATGTGCTCGGTGGCGGGCGCCCCGTCCTCACCGGCCCGCAGATCATCACCTCGAAGGACGCCGCCGAACTGGCGGAGTACACGAAGCGGGGGACCCGATGA
- a CDS encoding mycoredoxin, which produces MAEDHDGMVVYWRPGCPYCMKLRLRLRFSRLTYTEVNIWRDPEAAAFVRSVADGNETVPTVSVAGHSMVNPSRRQVLAAVRTHAPHLEAS; this is translated from the coding sequence ATGGCCGAGGACCACGACGGCATGGTCGTCTACTGGCGGCCCGGCTGCCCGTACTGCATGAAGCTGCGGCTACGGCTGCGGTTCAGCCGCCTCACCTACACCGAGGTGAACATCTGGCGGGACCCCGAGGCGGCGGCGTTCGTACGCTCGGTCGCCGACGGGAACGAGACCGTGCCCACGGTGTCCGTGGCCGGCCACTCCATGGTCAACCCCTCCAGGAGGCAGGTGCTGGCCGCGGTCCGGACCCACGCGCCGCACCTGGAGGCGTCGTAG
- a CDS encoding MBL fold metallo-hydrolase, translating to MNAANPVHLTLTKKSHSCIRLEKDGRTLVIDPGGFSEQDAALGADAMLVTHEHADHFDEGRLRAGLEANPAAEIWTLRSVAEQLSAAFPGRVHTVGHGDTFTAAGFDVQVHGELHAVIHPDIPQITNIGFLVDGSLFHPGDALTVPDHPVDTLMLPVMAPWNKISEVIDYVREVKPRRAIDIHDALLTDLARPIYDRQIGSLGGADHGRLTPGDSTGL from the coding sequence ATGAACGCTGCGAACCCTGTGCACCTGACCCTGACCAAGAAGTCGCACTCCTGCATCCGGCTGGAGAAGGACGGGCGGACGCTCGTCATCGACCCCGGCGGCTTCTCGGAGCAGGACGCGGCCCTGGGCGCCGACGCGATGCTCGTGACCCACGAGCACGCCGACCACTTCGACGAGGGCCGGCTGCGGGCCGGTCTGGAAGCAAACCCGGCCGCGGAGATCTGGACGCTGCGCAGCGTCGCGGAACAGCTCTCCGCGGCCTTCCCCGGCCGGGTGCACACCGTCGGTCACGGCGACACGTTCACCGCCGCGGGATTCGACGTGCAGGTGCACGGCGAACTGCACGCGGTGATCCACCCCGACATCCCGCAGATCACCAACATCGGCTTCCTGGTGGACGGTTCGCTCTTCCACCCGGGGGATGCGCTCACCGTCCCCGACCACCCCGTCGACACCCTGATGCTCCCGGTGATGGCCCCCTGGAACAAGATCTCCGAGGTCATCGACTACGTGCGCGAGGTCAAACCGCGCCGGGCGATCGACATCCACGACGCGCTGCTCACCGATCTCGCCCGCCCGATCTACGACCGGCAGATCGGCAGCCTCGGCGGCGCCGACCACGGCCGGCTGACTCCCGGGGACTCCACCGGTCTGTGA
- a CDS encoding amidase, with protein sequence MTTDLIHSDASELAELIRTRKVSSAEVVQAHLDRIEATNPRLNAIVTLADGALEAARAADEELAAAGEVGPLHGVPFTAKDSFDTAGVLTQRGSPIFAGRTPDTDATAVARMKRAGGILLAKTNLPEFSFWIESDNLLTGRTNNPWDLNRSSGGSSGGESAAIAAGMSPLGLASDLSISVRGPAADTGVVSLKPTHGRIPMTGIWPREPRRNWHVGPMARSIRDLALAYSVLAGPDGADGFATTPREFDTGLGATPDRPVRVGWLVDSGLGPTDPEVAATVRAAADALQNAGAQVDAVNIPALERDNPLELWNKLMVMEVRPAFRQVTAGHEDQMFSYTKFLETLPDTSVEDFVQAEQAVERIRDGFAEYFHQYDVLLLPVTTIPAHKHQLEEFTLGGQAMGAFHVSSTTVPFNLTGHPALSMRFGTSSDGMPIGVQLAANPYAESTILHIASLLETLSPVRDQHPDL encoded by the coding sequence ATGACTACCGATCTCATTCACTCCGACGCGAGCGAGCTCGCTGAGCTGATCCGTACCAGGAAGGTCTCCTCCGCCGAGGTGGTGCAGGCGCACCTCGACCGCATCGAGGCTACGAATCCGAGGCTCAACGCCATCGTCACGCTCGCCGACGGTGCGCTGGAGGCCGCGAGGGCAGCGGACGAGGAACTCGCGGCGGCCGGGGAGGTGGGGCCGCTCCACGGCGTCCCCTTCACCGCCAAGGACTCGTTCGACACCGCCGGGGTGCTCACCCAGCGCGGTTCGCCGATCTTCGCGGGCCGGACCCCGGACACGGACGCCACTGCCGTAGCGCGGATGAAGCGTGCCGGCGGAATCCTCCTGGCCAAGACCAACCTTCCGGAGTTTTCGTTCTGGATCGAGTCCGACAATCTCCTGACGGGCAGGACAAACAACCCCTGGGACCTCAACCGCTCGTCCGGCGGTTCGAGCGGCGGGGAGTCCGCGGCGATCGCGGCCGGGATGTCGCCGCTCGGACTCGCGAGCGACCTGTCCATCTCGGTGCGCGGGCCGGCGGCCGACACGGGTGTCGTGTCCCTCAAGCCGACGCACGGGCGCATCCCGATGACGGGCATCTGGCCACGCGAACCCCGCCGTAACTGGCACGTCGGCCCCATGGCCCGCAGCATCCGCGACCTCGCACTGGCCTATTCGGTGTTGGCCGGTCCTGACGGCGCCGATGGCTTCGCCACCACCCCGCGCGAGTTCGACACCGGCCTGGGCGCCACCCCCGACCGACCGGTGCGCGTGGGCTGGCTGGTCGACTCGGGACTCGGCCCGACCGATCCGGAAGTCGCGGCAACCGTGCGGGCCGCCGCCGACGCCCTGCAGAACGCGGGGGCCCAGGTCGACGCCGTGAACATCCCCGCTCTCGAGCGGGACAACCCCCTGGAACTCTGGAACAAACTGATGGTCATGGAGGTGCGACCGGCCTTCCGGCAGGTCACCGCAGGGCATGAGGACCAGATGTTCAGCTACACGAAGTTCCTGGAAACCCTGCCCGACACATCGGTAGAGGACTTCGTCCAGGCCGAACAGGCCGTCGAACGGATCCGGGACGGCTTCGCCGAGTACTTCCACCAGTACGACGTCCTCCTGCTCCCGGTCACCACGATCCCCGCCCACAAGCACCAGTTGGAGGAATTCACCCTCGGCGGCCAGGCGATGGGCGCTTTCCACGTCTCGTCCACGACCGTCCCGTTCAACCTGACGGGACATCCGGCCCTGTCGATGCGATTCGGAACCAGCAGCGACGGCATGCCCATCGGCGTGCAGCTGGCGGCCAACCCGTACGCGGAGTCGACGATCCTGCACATCGCCTCACTCCTGGAGACACTCAGCCCCGTGCGCGACCAGCACCCCGACCTCTGA
- a CDS encoding amino acid ABC transporter ATP-binding protein, with the protein MAVDPLIELRDVNKYYGALHVLQDINLTVGRGEVVVVIGPSGSGKSTLCRTINRLETIESGRIAIDGRPLPEEGKGLAQLRAEVGMVFQSFNLFAHKTVLANVSLAQLKVRRRKKDEADARSRELLERVGLASQADKYPAQLSGGQQQRVAIARALAMDPKALLFDEPTSALDPEMINEVLEVMQQLARDGMTMVVVTHEMGFARSAANRVVFMADGRIVEDRTPEAFFTAPESDRAKDFLSKILKH; encoded by the coding sequence ATGGCCGTCGATCCGTTGATCGAGCTGCGGGACGTCAACAAGTACTACGGAGCGTTGCACGTACTGCAGGACATCAATCTCACCGTCGGCCGCGGGGAGGTGGTGGTGGTCATCGGCCCCTCCGGCTCCGGTAAATCAACGCTCTGCCGGACCATCAACAGGCTCGAGACGATCGAGTCGGGTCGGATCGCGATCGACGGCAGACCCCTCCCGGAGGAAGGGAAGGGGCTCGCGCAGCTGCGCGCCGAAGTCGGCATGGTCTTCCAGTCGTTCAATCTCTTCGCGCACAAGACCGTGCTGGCCAATGTCTCGCTGGCCCAGCTCAAGGTCCGCAGACGCAAGAAGGACGAAGCCGACGCTCGGTCCCGGGAGCTCCTGGAGCGGGTCGGGCTCGCCTCGCAGGCCGACAAGTATCCCGCCCAGCTGTCCGGCGGCCAGCAGCAGCGGGTGGCCATCGCCCGCGCATTGGCCATGGACCCCAAGGCCCTCCTCTTCGACGAGCCGACCTCGGCGCTCGACCCGGAGATGATCAATGAGGTGCTCGAGGTCATGCAGCAGCTCGCCAGGGATGGCATGACCATGGTCGTCGTCACGCACGAGATGGGGTTCGCCAGATCCGCCGCCAACCGCGTGGTCTTCATGGCGGACGGCCGCATCGTCGAGGACCGCACCCCGGAAGCGTTCTTCACCGCCCCGGAGAGCGACCGCGCCAAGGACTTCCTGTCCAAGATCCTCAAGCACTGA
- a CDS encoding exodeoxyribonuclease III — MRIATWNVNSITARLPRLLAWLESTGTDVLCIQETKCTAEQFPADALRELGYESVVNATGRWNGVALVSRVGLSDVVMGLPGGPDYDGVQEPRAISATCGPVRLWSVYVPNGREIEHPHYAYKLRWFEALQKAVAADAAGSQPFAVLGDFNVAPTDEDVWDPALFEGATHVTPAERAALATLRQEGLSDVMPRPLKYDRAYTFWDYRELRFPKNKGMRIDLVYGNAPFTVAVKDSYVDREERKGKGASDHAPVVVDLEL; from the coding sequence ATGCGCATCGCCACGTGGAACGTCAATTCGATCACCGCCCGCCTCCCGCGGCTGCTGGCCTGGCTGGAGAGCACCGGCACGGACGTGCTGTGCATCCAGGAGACCAAGTGCACGGCCGAGCAGTTCCCGGCTGACGCCCTGCGCGAGCTCGGCTACGAGTCCGTGGTCAACGCCACGGGCCGGTGGAACGGCGTGGCGCTGGTCTCCCGGGTCGGCCTGTCCGACGTCGTCATGGGACTGCCCGGCGGCCCCGACTACGACGGCGTGCAGGAGCCCCGCGCGATCTCCGCGACCTGCGGCCCGGTCCGCCTCTGGTCGGTGTACGTGCCGAACGGGCGCGAGATCGAGCACCCGCACTATGCGTACAAGCTGCGCTGGTTCGAGGCCCTGCAGAAGGCGGTCGCCGCGGACGCCGCGGGCTCGCAGCCGTTCGCGGTGCTGGGCGATTTCAATGTGGCTCCGACCGACGAGGACGTCTGGGACCCGGCGCTGTTCGAGGGCGCCACCCATGTCACGCCCGCCGAGCGCGCCGCCCTCGCCACACTGCGCCAGGAGGGTCTGTCGGACGTCATGCCGCGCCCCCTCAAGTACGACCGTGCGTACACCTTCTGGGACTACCGCGAGCTGCGCTTCCCGAAGAACAAGGGCATGCGGATCGACCTGGTCTACGGCAACGCCCCGTTCACGGTCGCGGTCAAGGACAGCTACGTGGACCGCGAGGAGCGCAAGGGCAAGGGCGCGTCCGACCACGCGCCGGTGGTCGTCGACCTGGAGCTGTGA
- a CDS encoding ABC transporter permease, with product MTTTAQPPAPAAGSDERLLHTSALRRLLGRPELGSVVGAAAVFIFFSIVADSFLRASSFGTVLYAASTIGIMAAPVALLMIGGEFDLSAGVLVTSSALVSSMFSYQMTANVWVGVFVSLLVTLAVGAFNGFMLTRTKLPSFIITLGTFLMLTGLNLGFTKLISGTVSTKSIADMEGFDSARKVFASQWTVGGVELKVTILWWAVLVAIATWILLRTRFGNWIFAVGGEADAARAVGVPVIRTKVGLYLGVAFAAWVSGQHLLFSFDVVQSGEGVGNELTYIIAAVIGGCLITGGYGSAIGSAIGAFIFGMTSKGIVYAEWNPDWFKFFLGAMLLLATLLNAWVRKRAEATK from the coding sequence ATGACCACGACGGCACAACCACCGGCCCCGGCGGCCGGGTCCGATGAACGGCTGCTGCACACCTCGGCGCTGCGCAGGCTGCTCGGCCGCCCGGAACTCGGTTCGGTCGTGGGCGCCGCGGCCGTCTTCATCTTCTTCTCGATCGTCGCCGACAGCTTCCTGCGCGCATCCAGCTTCGGCACGGTGCTGTACGCGGCCTCCACCATCGGGATCATGGCGGCGCCGGTGGCGCTGCTGATGATCGGCGGTGAGTTCGACCTGTCGGCCGGTGTCCTGGTCACCAGCTCCGCGCTGGTCTCGTCGATGTTCAGCTACCAGATGACGGCCAATGTCTGGGTCGGCGTCTTCGTGTCGCTGCTGGTGACGCTGGCCGTCGGCGCGTTCAACGGGTTCATGCTGACCCGTACCAAACTGCCGAGCTTCATCATCACGCTCGGTACGTTCCTGATGCTGACCGGTCTCAATCTCGGCTTCACCAAGCTGATCAGCGGAACCGTGTCGACCAAGTCCATCGCCGACATGGAGGGCTTCGACTCGGCCCGAAAGGTCTTCGCCTCGCAGTGGACCGTCGGCGGGGTCGAGCTCAAGGTCACCATTCTCTGGTGGGCGGTGCTCGTCGCGATCGCCACCTGGATCCTGCTCCGTACCCGCTTCGGCAACTGGATCTTCGCGGTCGGCGGCGAGGCCGACGCGGCCCGCGCCGTCGGTGTCCCGGTGATCCGCACCAAGGTCGGGCTCTACCTCGGCGTCGCCTTCGCCGCCTGGGTCTCCGGCCAGCACCTGCTGTTCTCGTTCGACGTCGTGCAGTCCGGCGAGGGCGTCGGCAACGAGCTGACGTACATCATCGCGGCCGTCATCGGCGGCTGCCTGATCACCGGCGGCTACGGCTCCGCGATCGGCTCGGCGATCGGCGCCTTCATCTTCGGCATGACCAGCAAGGGCATCGTGTACGCGGAGTGGAACCCGGACTGGTTCAAGTTCTTCCTCGGAGCCATGCTGCTCCTGGCCACCCTGCTCAACGCATGGGTACGCAAGCGCGCGGAGGCGACGAAATGA
- a CDS encoding DUF6278 family protein: MNIPFLDNWRKRHDGTRGAGLAAAVEVDPEGVAELLAECELLRVRVGQRGLELDDTPASLTALDQLPPRWRDDPEELPWLGNDAGLYLGTVLVRNVPGAAWHIWPSGQPVVRLASGREIDVVEAGLDWAMTGSPELSQVYAESAEG, translated from the coding sequence ATGAACATCCCTTTCTTGGACAACTGGCGTAAGCGTCACGACGGTACGCGCGGGGCGGGCCTCGCGGCCGCCGTCGAGGTCGACCCGGAGGGCGTCGCCGAGCTGCTCGCCGAGTGTGAGCTGCTGCGGGTCCGAGTGGGGCAGCGCGGGCTGGAACTCGACGACACCCCGGCCTCGTTGACGGCGCTCGACCAGCTGCCGCCGCGCTGGCGCGACGACCCCGAGGAGCTGCCCTGGCTGGGCAACGACGCCGGGCTGTATCTCGGCACCGTCCTCGTACGCAATGTCCCGGGCGCTGCCTGGCACATCTGGCCGAGCGGTCAGCCCGTGGTGCGGCTCGCCTCCGGGCGGGAGATCGATGTCGTCGAGGCCGGGCTCGACTGGGCGATGACGGGCAGCCCCGAGCTCTCGCAGGTGTACGCGGAGTCGGCCGAAGGGTAG